One stretch of Xanthomonas sp. DAR 35659 DNA includes these proteins:
- the serS gene encoding serine--tRNA ligase, translating to MLDPVLLRQQPADLAERLRTSRGYALDVAVLEALEADRKRIQVRTQELQSLRNSRSKAIGQAKAKGEDVTALMAEVAGFGDELKASEQRLDEIRAQLETLALEIPNLPQADVPAGKDEADNVEVQRWGSPRAFDFAVKDHVELGARHGWLDGEAAAKLSGARFTVLRGPIARLHRALAQFMLDLHTGPHGYQETNVPVIVNADSLYGTGQLPKFEEDMFATELGEQKRYLISTSEISLTNLVRDEIVEAERLPLRMTAHSLCFRSEAGSGGRDTRGMIRQHQFEKVELVSVCRPEDSAAEHERMTRCAEVVLETLGLPYRKVLLCTGDMGFSATKTYDLEVWLPSQQTYREISSCSNCGDFQARRMQARWRNPATGKPELLHTLNGSGTAVGRAMIAVMENYQNADGSIEVPAALRPYMGGLDRIG from the coding sequence ATGCTCGATCCCGTCCTGCTCCGCCAACAGCCCGCCGACCTCGCCGAGCGCCTGCGCACCAGCCGCGGCTATGCGCTGGACGTGGCCGTCCTGGAGGCCCTGGAGGCCGACCGCAAGCGCATCCAGGTGCGCACCCAGGAACTGCAGAGCCTGCGTAACAGCCGCTCCAAGGCGATCGGCCAGGCCAAGGCCAAGGGCGAGGACGTGACCGCGCTGATGGCCGAGGTCGCCGGATTCGGCGACGAACTCAAGGCCTCCGAACAGCGCCTGGACGAGATCCGTGCGCAGTTGGAGACGCTGGCGCTGGAAATTCCCAACCTGCCGCAGGCCGACGTGCCGGCCGGCAAGGACGAGGCCGACAACGTCGAGGTGCAGCGCTGGGGCAGCCCGCGCGCGTTCGATTTCGCGGTCAAGGATCATGTGGAACTCGGCGCGCGCCACGGCTGGCTGGACGGCGAAGCCGCGGCCAAGCTGTCGGGCGCGCGCTTCACCGTGCTGCGCGGGCCGATCGCGCGCCTGCACCGCGCGCTGGCGCAGTTCATGCTGGACCTGCACACCGGCCCGCACGGCTACCAGGAAACCAACGTGCCGGTGATCGTCAACGCCGACAGCCTGTACGGCACCGGCCAGTTGCCCAAGTTCGAAGAGGACATGTTCGCCACCGAACTGGGCGAACAGAAACGCTATCTGATCTCGACCTCGGAAATCTCGCTGACCAACCTGGTTCGCGACGAGATCGTCGAGGCCGAACGCCTGCCGCTGCGCATGACCGCGCACTCGCTGTGCTTCCGTTCCGAAGCCGGCAGCGGCGGTCGCGACACCCGCGGCATGATCCGCCAGCACCAATTCGAGAAGGTCGAACTGGTCAGCGTCTGCCGTCCGGAGGACAGCGCCGCCGAGCACGAGCGCATGACCCGCTGCGCCGAGGTGGTGCTGGAGACGCTCGGCCTGCCGTACCGCAAGGTGCTGCTGTGCACCGGCGACATGGGCTTCTCGGCGACCAAGACCTACGACCTGGAAGTGTGGCTGCCCTCGCAGCAGACCTATCGCGAGATTTCCTCCTGCTCCAACTGCGGCGACTTCCAGGCGCGGCGCATGCAGGCGCGCTGGCGCAATCCCGCCACCGGCAAGCCGGAACTGCTGCACACCCTCAATGGCTCGGGTACCGCGGTGGGGCGCGCGATGATCGCGGTCATGGAGAACTACCAGAACGCCGACGGCTCGATCGAGGTCCCCGCGGCGCTGCGTCCGTACATGGGTGGCCTCGACCGGATCGGGTGA
- a CDS encoding LysR family transcriptional regulator has translation MHDLNDLYYFAMVVDHGGFAAAERALGIPKSRLSRRISQLETDLGVRLLQRSTRRFAVTDLGMSVHRHAQTMLAEAQAAREVVDRLSAEPRGLVRVSVPVSLAQMQLPKLLPMFLDQYPKVRLQLNISNRRVDIINEGYDVALRVRSRLDDDGSLVMRSFGQVQELLVASPKYLDRAGRPKDPEELTSHVTLSISEDEARQRWELHGPAGEVRRVDLQPRVAGFDFPLLQSMVKDGFGITLLPETVCADAVRNGELEVVLPEWSLPQGICHAVFASRRGLLPAVRVFIDFLAEHLPRQIEASRLDCSGCPERVKVKHSTLGAMAVEAG, from the coding sequence ATGCACGATCTCAACGACCTGTACTACTTCGCGATGGTGGTGGACCACGGCGGTTTCGCCGCGGCCGAGCGCGCCCTGGGCATCCCCAAGTCGCGCCTGAGCCGCCGCATCAGCCAACTGGAAACCGACCTGGGCGTGCGCCTGCTGCAGCGCTCCACGCGCCGCTTCGCAGTCACCGACCTGGGCATGAGCGTGCATCGCCACGCGCAGACCATGCTGGCCGAGGCGCAGGCGGCGCGCGAGGTGGTGGACCGGCTCAGCGCCGAGCCGCGCGGCCTGGTCCGGGTCAGCGTGCCGGTGTCGCTGGCGCAGATGCAGCTGCCCAAGCTGCTGCCGATGTTTCTGGACCAGTACCCCAAGGTGCGGCTGCAACTGAACATCAGCAACCGCCGCGTCGACATCATCAACGAAGGCTACGACGTCGCCTTGCGCGTGCGTTCGCGCCTGGACGACGACGGCAGCCTGGTGATGCGCAGCTTCGGCCAGGTGCAAGAGCTGCTGGTCGCCAGCCCCAAGTATCTGGACCGCGCCGGCCGCCCCAAGGACCCGGAGGAACTGACCTCGCACGTGACCTTGAGCATCAGCGAGGACGAGGCGCGGCAGCGTTGGGAATTGCATGGGCCGGCCGGCGAAGTGCGCCGCGTCGACCTGCAGCCGCGCGTGGCCGGCTTCGATTTCCCGCTGCTGCAGTCGATGGTCAAGGACGGGTTCGGCATCACCCTGCTGCCGGAAACGGTCTGCGCCGATGCGGTGCGCAACGGCGAACTGGAAGTGGTGCTGCCGGAGTGGTCGCTGCCGCAGGGCATCTGCCACGCCGTGTTCGCCTCGCGCCGCGGCCTGCTGCCGGCGGTGCGCGTGTTCATCGATTTCCTCGCCGAGCACCTGCCGCGGCAGATCGAGGCCTCGCGCCTGGATTGCAGCGGCTGCCCGGAGCGGGTCAAGGTCAAGCATTCGACCCTGGGCGCGATGGCGGTCGAGGCCGGCTGA
- the pheA gene encoding prephenate dehydratase produces the protein MAAKPNKSRTADAESSKPAKPAKPKSTAVAKPAAAAPALADVRAKIDEIDRTIQALIAERAQFAHQVGKAKGKLAAAVDYYRPEREAQVLRMVVDRNQGPLSDEVLVHVFREIMSACLAQQEPLKIGYLGPEGTFSQQAVLKHFGRSAVGLPMATIEEVFQEVESGNADFGVVPVENSGQGTIQVTLDMFLTSNLKICGETELRVHQFLLSRSGRLDAIERIYAHPQSFAQTAGWLRANLPKVEKIPVSSNAEGARRARNADDAAAIGGESAAHVYALKKVIMKSIEDDADNTTRFLVIGRQIFPPSGHDRTSVLVFIHDKPGALFDVLSPFARHGISMNRIESRPSHQAKWEYGFFIDLAGHVEDEAMKLALAELKAHSAQIKVLGSYPVAVP, from the coding sequence ATGGCCGCAAAGCCGAACAAATCCCGCACCGCCGACGCCGAATCGAGCAAGCCGGCCAAGCCGGCCAAGCCGAAATCGACGGCCGTCGCCAAGCCTGCAGCGGCGGCACCGGCGCTGGCCGACGTGCGCGCCAAGATCGACGAGATCGACCGCACCATCCAGGCGCTGATCGCCGAGCGCGCGCAGTTCGCGCACCAGGTCGGCAAGGCCAAGGGCAAGCTCGCCGCGGCGGTGGACTATTACCGCCCCGAACGCGAGGCGCAGGTGCTGCGCATGGTGGTGGACCGCAACCAGGGTCCGCTCAGCGACGAAGTGCTGGTGCACGTGTTCCGCGAGATCATGTCCGCGTGCCTGGCGCAGCAGGAGCCGTTGAAGATCGGCTACCTGGGGCCGGAAGGCACCTTCAGCCAGCAGGCGGTACTCAAGCATTTCGGCCGCTCGGCGGTGGGCCTGCCGATGGCGACCATCGAGGAAGTGTTCCAGGAAGTGGAGAGCGGCAACGCCGATTTCGGCGTGGTGCCGGTGGAGAATTCAGGGCAGGGCACGATCCAGGTCACGCTGGACATGTTCCTCACCTCCAACCTGAAGATCTGCGGCGAGACCGAGTTGCGCGTGCACCAATTCCTGCTCTCGCGCAGCGGGCGGCTGGACGCGATCGAGCGGATCTACGCGCATCCGCAGTCGTTCGCGCAGACCGCCGGCTGGCTGCGCGCGAACCTGCCGAAGGTGGAGAAGATTCCCGTCTCCAGCAACGCCGAGGGGGCGCGCCGTGCGCGCAATGCCGACGATGCGGCGGCGATCGGCGGGGAGAGTGCGGCGCATGTGTATGCGCTGAAGAAGGTGATCATGAAGTCGATCGAGGATGACGCGGACAACACCACGCGCTTCCTGGTGATCGGGCGGCAGATCTTTCCGCCGTCCGGGCACGATCGCACGTCGGTGCTGGTGTTCATCCACGACAAGCCGGGTGCGCTGTTCGATGTGCTCAGTCCGTTCGCGCGGCATGGGATCAGCATGAACCGGATCGAGTCGCGGCCGTCGCATCAGGCGAAGTGGGAGTACGGGTTCTTCATCGATCTGGCGGGGCATGTGGAGGATGAGGCGATGAAGTTGGCGTTGGCGGAGTTGAAGGCGCATTCGGCGCAGATCAAGGTGTTGGGGTCGTATCCGGTGGCGGTGCCTTGA
- the aroA gene encoding 3-phosphoshikimate 1-carboxyvinyltransferase, translated as MMSNEQGWIATRGTALQGTLTVPGDKSVSHRAVMFAALADGTSRIEGFLEGEDTRSTAAIFARLGVRIETPSPSQRVVHGVGVDGLQAPQGELDCGNAGTGMRLLAGLFAAQPFDSVLVGDASLSKRPMRRVTEPLALMGARIDTEANGVPPLRIHGSQPLRGIEFVSPVASAQVKSAVLLAGLYADGVTTVQEPHPTRDYTERMLCAFGVEIDFAPGQARLRGGQRLRATDIAVPADFSSAAFFIVAASIIPGSDITLKAVGLNPRRIGLLAALRLMGADIVEHNHSEHGGEPVADLRVRYAPLRGATIPESVVPDMIDEFPALFVAAAAAEGQTVVSGAAELRVKESDRLAAMATGLRSLGIVVDETPDGATIHGGTLGAGTIESHGDHRIAMAFAIAGQLAAGEVRINDVANVATSFPGFDTLARGAGFGLRAAD; from the coding sequence ATGATGAGCAACGAGCAAGGCTGGATCGCAACGCGCGGCACCGCGCTGCAGGGCACGCTGACGGTGCCGGGCGATAAGTCGGTGTCGCACCGGGCGGTGATGTTCGCGGCGTTGGCCGATGGCACGTCGCGCATCGAGGGGTTTCTCGAGGGCGAGGACACGCGTTCGACCGCGGCGATCTTCGCGCGGCTCGGGGTGCGGATCGAGACGCCGTCGCCGTCGCAGCGCGTCGTGCATGGCGTGGGCGTGGATGGGCTGCAGGCGCCGCAGGGCGAGCTGGATTGCGGCAATGCCGGTACCGGCATGCGCCTGCTCGCCGGGTTGTTCGCGGCGCAGCCCTTCGACAGCGTGCTGGTCGGCGATGCGTCGCTGTCCAAGCGGCCGATGCGCCGGGTCACCGAGCCGCTGGCGCTGATGGGCGCGCGCATCGACACCGAGGCCAATGGCGTGCCGCCGCTGCGCATCCATGGCAGCCAGCCGCTGCGCGGCATCGAGTTCGTCTCGCCGGTGGCCAGCGCCCAGGTCAAGTCGGCGGTGCTGCTGGCCGGTCTGTATGCCGACGGCGTCACCACGGTGCAGGAACCGCATCCCACCCGCGACTACACCGAGCGCATGCTCTGCGCGTTCGGTGTGGAGATCGACTTCGCGCCCGGCCAGGCGCGCCTGCGCGGCGGCCAGCGTCTGCGCGCCACCGATATCGCGGTGCCGGCGGACTTCTCCTCGGCGGCGTTCTTCATCGTCGCCGCCAGCATCATTCCCGGCTCGGACATCACCCTGAAGGCAGTCGGGCTCAATCCGCGCCGCATCGGCCTGCTGGCCGCGCTGCGGCTGATGGGCGCGGACATCGTCGAGCACAACCACAGCGAACACGGCGGGGAGCCGGTCGCCGACCTGCGGGTGCGTTACGCGCCGCTACGCGGCGCGACGATTCCCGAGAGCGTGGTGCCGGACATGATCGACGAGTTCCCTGCGCTGTTCGTGGCCGCGGCCGCCGCCGAAGGCCAGACCGTGGTCAGCGGCGCGGCGGAGCTGCGGGTCAAGGAGTCGGACCGCCTGGCGGCGATGGCCACCGGACTGCGCAGCCTCGGCATCGTCGTCGACGAGACCCCGGATGGCGCCACGATCCATGGCGGCACGCTGGGCGCCGGCACGATCGAGAGCCATGGCGACCATCGCATCGCGATGGCCTTCGCGATCGCCGGGCAACTGGCGGCGGGCGAGGTGCGGATCAACGACGTCGCCAACGTCGCGACCTCGTTCCCGGGGTTCGATACGCTGGCGCGCGGCGCCGGCTTCGGTTTGCGCGCCGCCGATTGA
- the serC gene encoding 3-phosphoserine/phosphohydroxythreonine transaminase has translation MTRAFNFSAGPAALPESVLRQAQAEMLEWNGVGASIVELSHRGAEFMAVAAEAEADLRRLIGISDDYAVLFLSGGATTQQALLALNFAAPGQTVDYVVTGHWGKTAIKQVTPYANVHVAASSEAGGFHAIPPRADWRLSDDAAYVHITANETIHGVEFRDAPDVGAVPLFADFSSSIAAEPIDVSRYAVIYAGAQKNLGPVGVAVVIIRRDLLERAGQPRADIFDYRSHAARDSMLNTPPTWNWYLAGLVFKWMLAEGGVEEFARRNQAKSALVYAAIDGSGGFYRNAVVAEARSRMNIPFFLPDETLTARFVAESKTAGLLALKGHKAVGGIRASLYNAMPVAGAQALVAFMRDFQQRNG, from the coding sequence ATGACGCGCGCGTTCAATTTCAGTGCCGGCCCCGCTGCCTTGCCGGAATCGGTCCTGCGCCAGGCGCAGGCGGAGATGTTGGAGTGGAACGGCGTGGGAGCCTCGATCGTGGAACTGAGCCACCGCGGCGCCGAGTTCATGGCGGTGGCCGCGGAAGCCGAAGCCGACCTGCGGCGCCTGATCGGCATCTCCGACGACTATGCGGTGCTGTTCCTCTCAGGCGGCGCCACCACCCAGCAGGCGCTGCTGGCGCTGAATTTCGCCGCGCCCGGCCAGACCGTGGACTACGTGGTAACCGGGCACTGGGGCAAGACCGCGATCAAGCAGGTCACCCCGTACGCCAACGTGCACGTGGCCGCCAGCAGCGAGGCCGGCGGCTTCCACGCGATCCCGCCGCGCGCGGACTGGCGGCTCAGCGACGATGCCGCCTACGTTCACATCACCGCCAACGAGACCATCCACGGCGTGGAGTTCCGCGACGCGCCGGACGTCGGCGCGGTGCCGCTGTTCGCCGATTTCAGCTCCAGCATCGCCGCCGAACCGATCGACGTGTCCCGCTATGCGGTGATCTACGCCGGCGCGCAGAAGAACCTGGGGCCGGTCGGGGTGGCGGTGGTGATCATCCGCCGCGACCTGCTCGAACGCGCCGGCCAGCCGCGCGCGGACATCTTCGATTACCGCTCGCACGCCGCGCGCGACTCGATGCTCAATACGCCGCCGACCTGGAACTGGTACCTGGCGGGGCTGGTGTTCAAATGGATGCTGGCCGAGGGCGGGGTGGAGGAGTTCGCGCGCCGCAATCAGGCCAAGTCGGCGCTGGTGTACGCGGCGATCGACGGTTCCGGCGGCTTCTACCGCAACGCGGTGGTCGCCGAAGCGCGCTCGCGGATGAACATCCCGTTCTTCCTGCCGGACGAGACCCTGACCGCGCGCTTCGTCGCCGAGTCCAAGACCGCCGGCCTGCTGGCGTTGAAGGGGCACAAGGCGGTCGGCGGCATCCGCGCCTCGCTGTACAACGCGATGCCGGTGGCCGGCGCGCAGGCGCTGGTCGCATTCATGCGCGACTTCCAGCAACGCAACGGCTAG